The Montipora foliosa isolate CH-2021 chromosome 1, ASM3666993v2, whole genome shotgun sequence genome has a window encoding:
- the LOC138012555 gene encoding uncharacterized protein — MEFRDLLVILGNFQNLFNFCVSQKILASCQQCSRCGSKMKLTETTRVKDGYMWRCTNKRCRTWLSIRSGSFFEGSNITLSSWLHLMFLWAMQISGSKIARLTSLSKPTVVRAVGELRTICSNKVLNAGIKLGGLGKTVEIDESKFGAKRKYKRGRVSEGPWVFGVVERGSQKVLLFRVPDRTRETLVHRLITTHIQPGTVIYSDQFTPYIPLNQLGYIHVSVNHSKSFVDPDSGAHTNTIEGVWALVKKKLKWMCGTLYEYIPSYLDEFTWFRNFGKDQAFEQLLKDIAEQFPLQ; from the coding sequence ATGGAGTTCCGTGATCTTTTAGTTATACTGGGAAATTTTCAGAATCTTTTTAATTTCTGCGTGAGTCAAAAGATTTTAGCGAGCTGTCAGCAGTGTTCGCGGTGTGGTTCTAAGATGAAACTTACAGAGACAACACGGGTAAAAGACGGATACATGTGGCGCTGTACAAATAAGCGATGTCGAACGTGGCTTTCAATAAGGTCGGGATCCTTCTTCGAGGGATCTAATATCACGTTAAGTTCCTGGCTGCATCTGATGTTCCTCTGGGCTATGCAGATTTCGGGAAGCAAAATCGCGCGACTTACGAGCCTTTCAAAGCCTACTGTGGTCCGTGCGGTGGGTGAGCTAAGAACAATCTGTTCCAACAAAGTCCTGAATGCCGGAATTAAGCTTGGGGGATTAGGGAAGACCGTGGAAATAGACGAGTCGAAGTTTGGTGCCAAGAGAAAGTATAAGAGAGGGAGAGTATCGGAAGGTCCGTGGGTATTTGGCGTGGTGGAGCGAGGATCGCAGAAGGTGCTGCTTTTCCGCGTTCCCGACCGAACTAGAGAGACCCTTGTTCATCGTCTCATCACTACACATATCCAACCTGGAACTGTCATCTACTCAGATCAATTCACTCCGTACATACCACTCAACCAGCTAGGATATATCCATGTATCAGTAAATCATTCCAAGAGCTTTGTTGACCCCGACAGTGGTGCACACACCAATACCATCGAAGGCGTGTGGGCTTTGGTCAAGAAGAAGTTGAAGTGGATGTGTGGTACGCTGTATGAATACATACCCAGCTACTTGGATGAGTTCACCTGGTTTCGGAACTTCGGAAAAGACCAAGCATTTGAGCAGTTGCTGAAAGACATCGCTGAACAGTTTCCACTGcagtaa